In Eupeodes corollae chromosome 3, idEupCoro1.1, whole genome shotgun sequence, a single genomic region encodes these proteins:
- the LOC129952496 gene encoding PX domain-containing protein kinase-like protein has product MAIFEQKHERKITLDDTQQINCFIETAQTVNGHTEYLLRLQRGPLKENSWKILRRYNDFAELNRHLQPSGIVLPMPGKKLIGNMRPDFIAERRQQLQEYIDTVLMNPILASSLPAKRFVDPDSYSQSFHDQAVQNASLCLRTEGHYILGQTMGAIGWRLRKHYFKVTPKPPEKSSSKHLVKSGSQSHQAKHFASSSNGSGSLDSGLYGPGEIVLEWIEFGPDKYMDDKEIHSVLKSFVSLQHHYIDPIIYAASNENGCVVVRKFHKQGTLKDILCMSTPKNPFLSKYGNPKGRTTLSLKQIALYGRQILEALSFLHSKGMPYGHLHSGNIVIEDDCVRLLDIENYVLGVPAFYRPFFVQHSKLHSAEIIDVYCFGHVLFEMTMGYPLQESVARQISDCPEDLKNVLELILSKEACRAGLPTLDQLIEHRFFTEHVPSLRELTSPVDGPNKPHLKLSVNAKEQIRIATQKCESRLRDEQKSVKNQKRLVRVQELMSSEEERKKSKQKAKLEHKQSKLRQQNSLQANNCRAPSSSSGGGGTSGNVGALSIRVCPFNRSDSVLSVNVSNDTASTPPPSSGNSSSPLPAPPPLPPAPPIEQDKSVTNANEDGGTRSVLLESISKFNRGSLRKVRSND; this is encoded by the exons ATGGCtatatttgaacaaaaacacGAACGAAAAATCACCCTCGATGACACCCAACAAATAAATTGCTTTATAGAAACGGCCCAGACGGTGAATGGACATACG gaGTATCTTCTGCGCCTGCAACGGGGAccattaaaagaaaatagttgGAAAATCTTACGCCGCTACAATGACTTCGCTGAGCTTAACAGACATCTGCAACCTTCTGGTATTGTATTGCCGATGCCCGGTAAGAAACTCATTGGTAACATGCGCCCCGATTTCATAGCTGAACGGCGTCAACAACTGCAAGAGTACATTGATACAGTCCTCATGAATCCAATACTAGCATCATCGCTGCCGGCGAAGCGATTCGTTGACCCGGACAGCTATTCACAATCATTTCACG atcAAGCAGTACAAAACGCATCATTATGTCTTCGAACGGAAGGACATTATATATTGGGACAAACAATGGGCGCAATTGGATGGCGTCTGAGAAAGCACTATTTTAAAGTGACTCCTAAGCCACCTGAGAAATCTAGCAGTAAGCATTTGGTGAAGAGCGGATCTCAATCGCATCAAGCAAAGCACTTTGCTTCATCTAGTAATGGAAGTGGAAGTCTAGACTCAGGCTTATACGGACCCGGCGAAATAGTACTAGAATGGATTGAATTTGGTCCAGACAAATACATGGATGACAAAGAGATTCATAGTGttctaaaaagttttgttaGTTTGCAACATCATTATATTGATCCCATAATCTATGCAGCGTCCAATGAAAACGGCTGTGTTGTTGTAAGAAA ATTCCACAAGCAGGGTACTCTCAAAGACATTCTTTGTATGTCAACTCCGAAAAATCCTTTTCTGAGCAAGTACGGAAACCCAAAGGGTCGAACTACGCTTTCATTGAAACAAATTGCTCTTTATGGACGCCAAATACTGGAAGCTTTGTCTTTTTTACATTCTAAGGGAATGCCTTATG GACACCTTCATTCTGGAAATATTGTTATTGAAGACGATTGCGTGAGGTTGTTGGATATTGAAAACTATGTTTTGGGAGTCCCGGCATTCTATCGCCCATTCTTTGTTCAGCATAGCAAACTTCATTCAGCTGAAATTATCGATGTTTACTGCTTTGGACACGTGCTGTTCGAAATGACTATGGGTTATCCACTACAAGAATCTGTTGCTCGTCAAATAAGTGATTGCCCTGAAGATTTAA aaaatgtattagaattaattttgtcaaaagAGGCTTGTCGAGCTGGTCTTCCGACATTGGATCAGCTTATAGAGCATCGATTCTTTACTGAGCATGTTCCTAGTCTACGAGAGCTTACAAGTCCGGTTGATGGTCCCAATAAACCACATTTAAAATTATCCGTTAATGCCAAAGAACAAATTCGCATTGCCACTCAAAAATGTGAAAGTCGATTAAGAGATGAACAAAAATct gtaAAGAACCAAAAACGTCTGGTACGTGTTCAAGAGCTGATGAGTTCAGAAGAAGAGCGCAAAAAGTCTAAGCAAAAGGCG aaattagAACACAAACAATCAAAACTCCGGCAGCAAAATTCACTCCAAGCAAACAATTGTAGAGCGCCATCTTCTTCTAGTGGCGGCGGTGGGACCAGTGGAAATGTTGGTGCTTTGTCTATTCGAGTATGTCCATTCAATAGATCCGACAGTGTTTTGAGTGTTAATGTATCAAACGACACAGCTTCAACGCCCCCACCGTCTTCAGGAAATAGCT caTCTCCATTGCCGGCACCACCGCCATTACCACCAGCACCCCCCATAGAACAAGACAAGAGTGTTACCAATGCCAATGAAGATGGAGGTACTCGTTCGGTTTTATTGGAGTCAATTTCCAAGTTCAATCGGGGATCGTTGCGGAAAGTTCGAtcaaatgattaa